The sequence below is a genomic window from bacterium.
CCACGATGCCCGCGATGTCGACGAGGTTGGCGGCGGCGATCACGTTGTTGTGGATCTGCACCGTCACCAGCAGGTCGCCCGGTTTCGCGTTGGCGATCACATCGCTGACCATGTCGGAGATGTAGACGCCGGAGATCTCCTTGTCAAACATCGCGGTGACGGGCTTGAGCGCCAGCTTCTCCGCGAGGACCGACAGTTTCATGCTCGGGCTCCTTGAGTTGACGAGTCTAGACCTCGTCCGGTTCCATCGACGCCAGGCCGAAGTCGATCATGATGTCCCCGTAGGACACCGTACGGTAGATATCGAAGAGATCCGGCAAGATCAGGATCTTCTTGCCGGGCGTGTGCAAGCGCCCGTTGAACAGCGCGTTGAGCAGCCGCACCTTCTCGCCGTCCAGCACGCGCACCGACCCGTCCGGGTTCTCGTAGGCGACGGCCGCGTAGACCGAGATCCCGTTGTCGTGCGCGATGGCGCCCAGGCGGTGCAGGGTGCTGTCGGGCTTGGCGTTGGCGTAGTAGACGAGGCCGAGCATCTCGCGCAGCGGGACGGTCTCGCCCGACCGCTCGTCGAGGATGTCGAACTGGAAGGACTGCGCCATGCCCGCGTAGCGCCAGCGATGCGGACCTTCGCGATAATCCTCACGCGGCGGGATGGGTTCGTCACAGAAGTAGGAACGAGCTGCGTGGCTCAAGACGTCATGCTCCATGAT
It includes:
- a CDS encoding DRTGG domain-containing protein; translated protein: MKLSVLAEKLALKPVTAMFDKEISGVYISDMVSDVIANAKPGDLLVTVQIHNNVIAAANLVDIAGIVVTQGKLPSEDVRKMAEKAQIPIFSTDLSRWQVTTMLYEAGVR